GATTTCCTTGTCACTTTTAGAAAGCGTTCCTAACTGCTTTCCAGTAGTCATTCCAAGCCAAATTCCGTTAGTTACATCCCCTAATTCAGTTGTAACCAGGTTAGGTTCAGGCCAATTATTATCCATCTGGTTAGCAATCAAGCCTTCCAATTCTACTAAATTATTTTGGACTTCTGTAACAAGAACTTGCTCCTTTACGAAGTTAACCTTTATAATTCCCCAAGCTACAATTGCGACGAGTAGTATATTCAAACCTATTGAAAATCTAAATAGTAGCTTCTTTTTTTTACTCAATTTTATTCCCCCTTTACCCAAGATGATTTTACCATAAAAACCCACATCCCTTATTAAAGTATTCTGCACCTATAGCTTAATAAGGATTTCAACAAAGGTGCCTATTTCATCTGGGTATTTAAGATTCTAAGTTAAAACTCCCCGTTTCAATAAGGATCCCTTCTTTATGAAGCCTTTTATGATTATGTGGAATTCGGCTTAATTCCTCACACTTTTCATTCCATATTATATTTATAAACCGAGATGCTTCTTGAAGGAAACAGTCCGGATTCAAATTCTCGTAACAATAACATTCGTTAGGATATGTTTCCCCGCATCCGAATAACTCCAGAACATCTTCTTCGATTGCAATTGCACCAATCCTAAACTCATAAAGGGAATACAACTCGATAAGGAAATTAGTAAAGTCTTTTATTTCCTCTTTTTTTATTCCAATTTGGTCCCATTCAAAGGTATCGAAGATAGACCCATAAAACCAGAAATTTACCATAATTGAATTTGAAGAAACCATTTCAATTTGTAGAGTCGCTTTTCGTTTCCTTGGTAAGTGAACGAATACTCTTAATCTTAATGAATGTATAAAATTTGTTTCTGGATCTTCCTCATCATAGGGACAGCCTCTATCAAAAAAATCAATAATTTCATCAACATTTTCGTCAATTATTTCAACCTTATTCGTTAGCTTTGGCAACTTATTTATAATATCCTGTATTGCTTTCGATTTCGCTTCCATTTCTTTAAGTTCCAATAGGAAGCTAACTTCAAGAAAAGGTCCGCCTTGCAACCATTGTGACCAATCCATTATGAATCCTCCTAAATCCGGGGAAATGTCGCTATAATTGATATGCTTCTTAAGCTAAACTGCTCCGTTTGTTTAAGAAGGAATTCAACAAAAAAGGCCGTTAATCCTTCCTAGATCAACGCACCCTTGAGAACAAATGATTTATTTTATTACTTGTGTCTCCCAGCCGTCATAACAGGAGGCACTTCCTCCAAATTGAATTGCTAACTCTGTAAGATACTTAGTTGTTTCGAATATCTTATCAGGCTCTATAAAACATTTTTTTGCTACTTTAAACATAAACAGTTCTTGTTGATCCTCTTCAACCAAATTTGGTTCATACAAATCATAACCCTTATCATTTAGCCTTCTGGCAATTTCCTCAATTGAGGACTCAGTTTTCAAGAAAAAATAGTGTTCCAAATAATGTTCTTTTTCGAAATTTGAGCCTTCCTTCTTTAATGCATTAATTGTTTCAAGGTCTAGAGACTCTCTTTGTCTCAACTCTTCTATTGTTTCACTCATAATCTTCACCTACTTTCGACTTTAATCAAGATTTTTCTATTTTGGCAATATTTTATATTTAGCCAATCCTTTCTTCAACTAAACTGCACCTATAGTTCAATAAGGAATTCAACAAAAATGGTGCTTAATCCTTCCTGGATCAATGCACCCGATAGTTTAAGTTCATTTTTTCACCAATCAATAAAAATGTCCTGTTTGTTTAAATGGAATTCACTCCATCAATTCACCTATTATGTATATTTCCTATGTGATTCTTAGAACAATCTTTCCCTTTGTACGCCCACTTTCCATGTGCTGGTGAGCCTCTACAATCTGTTCCAAGGGATAACATTTTTCAATAACAGGTTTTAACTTTTCTTGTTCCACAAGACTACATAAAAAAGCCAAGTCTCCATCATTGGGTTTTGTAAAATGAATCTTTGCCTTTTTTTTACCTAAGAATGATCCTATCATCACTTGAAACGGATGATATTTAGGGAAAAATAAGTGTTCAGTAATATAAACACCTTTCTCGGTTAAAGAACGTAAGCAACTGAAAAAGGTTCGCTTACCAACAGCATCCAGAATAACATCGTATTTATTTGTATGATCAGTGAAATCTTCCTTAGTATAATCAAGACATAATGAGCCCCAAGGTCCTTAACCCAGTCTAAATTGGAGGTGCTACAAACGGCAGTTACTTCAGCCCCATAGTAATTTGCAAGTTGAACAGCAAAATGCCCTACTCCTCCAGATGCTCCATATATTAAGATTCTTTGTCCTTGCTTTACCTGTGCTACATCTCTCAATGCTTGTAACGCAGTTTGAGCAGCACACGGTATAGCAGCCGCTTCTTCAAAAGTTATATTTTTCGGCATATGACATAGGAAATTTTCACGTGGAGAGACATATTCAGAATGGGACCCGAAGCAACTCCCGAACACCGGGTCACCCACCTTAAATTTGCGAACATTTTCACCGACAACCTCAATAGTACCCGCAACATCTATGCCCAGTATGGAATTTTTGGGTTTTGTTAGTCCATTATCCAATCTTGTTGGTAAATAACCCTTTCGGTACAAATAGTCCATAGTATTGACAGATGCACTGTGAACACGAATCAACACCCTGTCTTGTTCTTTGATGGATGGCTTTTCAATATCCTTTATACCCAAAACTTCAGGGGAACCGTAGTTACTATAAATTGCTGCTCTCACCTGAATACCTCCATAATAATTCTATTTTAAGGCGTTTATTTAATAGAAACTCTTTCCACTTATTATATGTTTTATTTCTAAATATTTGGACTAATTAAGAAATTTTTTTTGAACCTACTCCATTAGTTCAAGATGGCTAACGTACGGAACAACCATCAGAAAAAGAAAATATACATTGACCCAAATAATTCCTCTTAGAGTCTTTATTTTCAAAGATTAATGCTGCAGACAGAATTGATCGCTAACGCAAGATATAATTCTTTACGGCACATTGATTTAATTCTTACTAAATCCTTCTTCCACTAACCTGCTTCGTTTGTTCAATAAAGAATTCAACAAAAAAGGCCGCCAATCCTTCTTGGATCAACGCACCCTTATGTTTAAGAACATTTATTCGCAAACTTATTACAGGAATGCTGCCTCGTTTGTTCAAGTAGACTTTCAAAAAACGGGGGGTAATTCTTTTGGACTAACCTATCCGCTTTTATAACATGGATTGTTCTATTTACAGTCAACCTCATAGCTCAAGTTTGACTAACCACTTCACCAGGTATTACTTATTAAGCGAATTATCATTCATTTTACTTTCACAAATACAATTTTTTTTACAATTGCATTGTATATAGTACTTTTAATTAAGGAGCCCAAGGATAATAAGCAAGCGACGCAGCACTAATTTAATCTACTTAAAATTATAGATTAAATTAGAGATGATATTTTATCCCATCACCTAAATTGATAAATTTCCCAATATCAATAAACAATAGTAGTTTACAAATATAAGAGTAAATCTCTAAAGCAAATAATTATGCAAAAAAAAATTTAAAAGTCTTAATTTGATATATTAAATTTTCCCAATTTTTATACACCTAATACTTTAGTAGTATTAGTTTAGTAAGAATAAATTTACATTTTTTTCAAAAGGAGGTCAGTATGCCAAAACAATCCCTCAAGTTATTATGCCCTCTACTTACTGCTTGTTAAATTTTTTGTAATAGCTGAATTATTACAGAAGGAGGTTTCATTAAAATCAAAACTGCAGCCAAAATTCTTCAGTGGATTGGTGTTTTATTTGCTTTTTCTACATTAATGTTAGCAGCCAGTCGGTATCCGGTAGATCAAAGCACCCTGCCATTACTTATTTCCATTTCTATTTTACTAGGCATAGCCGGTGTTTTCTTGAGCGATAGAAATCCATTTGCTCTTATATCCCTAACTGTAGCGTTACTAGCAGTTGCTACTTATTACTACGTGGGAAATGGCATTATTCTCAACTTATGCGTGTTTACCAGCCTTTTCTTAATAGTTACTAATTATTTTGTAAAAAAAAAAGCAAGAACAAAAAAATAGTTTTATAAATTAGGAGAGAATGCCATGAGAAAGCGAATAACTTTTACTTTATTAATATTGAGTTTAATTTTTTCAAATTTTGGATTTGATACGGTTGCTGCTAAAAAGAAAGATAATGAAGAAACTATCATAGACAACGTAGAATATACAGTTGTCCAAGATGAAAATGGAGATAATTTGCTTCAACTAAAATATTTAGATACTGGTAAGGTAGAGTTTGTAAAAACAGTGGTTGAAGATGATGTTTATACAAATGTTGTTGTTTCAAGTGAAGGTGAAGTACTAAATAAAGTAGAATATGTGAAGGATGAAGAAAAAATTTATATTGACGGAAAAGTGGCTGACGGAAAATTATCTCTAACATCCACTGAAGATTCAGGTCCTACTTATGCTTCTGTAGACCCTGGAGGTGGTGGTTCTAAATGGAAATACCTTTCAACATCTTATGGAAGCAATAGTGAAAAATTAACTCATCAATCATTAATGGTAACTTTTGTTGCTGCTGCTTTAATGCTACCTGCTTGGTCACAAATAGTTATTGGCGTAGTAAATACATTATGGTCCGCTGAAGTAACACAAATATGGTACAAGAGGTATAACTACGTTGATGCTTATGCAACCTATACTACATGTAAAAGAGCGAATTCCACATATTTTTATCGTGTTAGTAACTATACTGGTCTTTTACGTAGTACTGGAATAGTAGTTCAACCTATTGATCCGTGTAATTCAGGGTATTAGCGCATTTTTAATTGTTTAGAGAATAGAATTCTCAAACAAATCAGTTATTAGAAAAAGGAGACCAAGTGTATCTCTGTGGTCTCCTTTTTTAATTATAATATTATAAATGTTCAGTATTAGAACTCAATAAGCATTTTATTAATACAACCTAGAAAACGTCATGGGCCTAAGAAGCTCGTATCTATAAGCATCTATTAGTTATTAAAACAATATGAAAAGATAAATGAGCGAGCGTTACTGAGCCCAAATCCTCATTTCTCCCCAAGTATTTTCCGATTTCTTATTAAACAATCCTGCACCGTTTGTTCAACAAGGAATAAAAACAAAAAGAATTATACACCAAAATGTATCATGTATTTCTTTTCTTCCTTGGCCTGTATTATCTTTGCAACCAATTCAACAAGTTCATCAGACTTTTTATACGATGGTGAGGATGTAACCACGTCATAGAATAAGGATAAGGATTCAAGTGGGATTATTGTAATTCCCCAATAAGCTAAACCATACTCTGGACGATCAAGCGAATGAAAGTAGGTTTTTACGATAGATAATTGATCATTTAAGGTATCAATTATCTCATCATCAACAGAAGTACACTTGTATTTTAGAGGTTCATAATCAAATTGACTTTTAACGTCTTCGATATTATCAATTATCCCAAATTCATGAACAGGCATAATTATCAGCCTCCTTGTTGAGCTAACCTGCTTCGTTAGTCGAATAATCTGCCTTAATAGCAGCTTATCTATCACTTTTGCACTCGTATGTAGAAACTATTGGCAATGGAATAGCTATTCTTAATTATATTATACTCTTTTCAAAATTTTCCTAAGTTGTGACAACTTACTTGTTCTATTTATCAGTATTCACAGGCTTAAGATCCTTAAAATCTCTCATAAACAGGTAATCGAACTAATTAATTTCCCAAATAAGGACAAAGCAATAGTCCTAGTTATGTATCTAGTACTAGTGATAGAGTTAGCTTGTACCAAAAATCACCAGTTTATAGGAGGGGCGAAAGGAGGATGCCAATCAAAATAAAAAAGACCATCCTACTATAAGGAAGGTCTACCTTTCTAGGTAACTTTATTGTTTTTGCCTCTATAAACGAAAACAAAATAAATAACGACACTAAGGATGATAACGATCTCTCCCCTTGAAAGAAGAACTAAAGAAATCAACAAAACGGATAGAATAAGAGTGGCAAAAAAGCCAATCACTGTTTTGTGTTTTATTGCCTTTTTAAAAGCTAACAGACCAATTGCGACACTTAAATAGACTGAAAGCATTCCCCAAAAAATAGAAAATATAATACAAGACACCTTCCTTTATGTTTAATTTTGTCCATTTCATTTATCCAATTAAGATATTCTATATAAATACAAAATTCCCCTGTTTTAAGATGCTTGCTAAACTAACCTCACAGTTTGTTCAATAAGAAAAGGAGGCGCTGCAGCTACCCCCTTTGTTAAATTTACAATCCATAGTCAATAGTTTAAGTACTTTACTTCACAATACTTTTTTAACCCCTGGCATTACTTTTCTTTTAACATAGAATACTTTCGGTAAGCTTTATAGTAACTGATAGTATAAAAAGCAACCATTAAGGCGGGGAATGACCTTAAAAGGGCAAATGGAGTTTCAAATAGGAATGCTTTCCAAAATAATGACCCTTTCATGCTCCAAAGGCCTTCGGTTAAATATAATCCTGAATCTTTGTAAATCGTATAAGAGAAAAGTAAAAACACGATCGCTAAACTAGATGAATAACCCATCAATCTTTTATAGTAATTATTCCTCGATTGGCGATCGGAGAAGATTTCAGTTTGTCCGTCATCTTCCTTTTGCCAATATTGAATTCCCCCAAGCCAGGTTCCTTTTAAATGATTCCAACCGAAGTCTTCATAGATCCCTTTATATTCATTTAGTTTTTCCTTTGATAAATATTCTTGATAATCCAGTCGCATTACATATCTCTTGTCAGTCTTTTCGAAAGTGTAGATTCCTAATCCGCTAATATTTATGCAGCGATAGCCTTTTTGTAATTGCTCGTTCAGCCATTGCTCCTCTTTTTCAATATCAACAAACATCTTAAACTTCTTCATTGCCTTCACTTCCTTCGTACAGGGATAAAATATGCAGCAACCTGTCTTGTTCCATTTTTAAAATCGCATTTCCTTCCGCAGTGATCATATAAACCTTCCTCCGGCCTGACTCTCCGACAGATTCAATCCAACCGTGCTTATTCAAGTTTTCAATTGCACCGTATAATGTACCAGCTGCTAAAGCAACAGTGCCGTTACTAATCTTTTCGATTTTTTGCATGACGGCATAGCCGTGGAGCGGTTCACGCAGAGCCAATAAAATATAATGCATGGTTTCAGACAACGGTAATAATTTGTGTTTCATAACCTCAACCTCTATTCAGTTCGACTATATAGTTCAACTTAATAAAAATATAATACAGTTCAACTGAATAGTCAACAATGTAGGTGAAATTAGTTATAGAAGCTTAAAGGGAGAATTCCATTATCCACCTCAGATCTGAGCGGTTTAAGAAATAGAGTAAAGGTTTGTTAAAGAAGGATTTATCACTCGAGATGTTGAAGAATGTATCAATAGGAAATGACTCTAGAAGCAAAGAGGCAGGAGGAATGATGGTGATGCAAATGAAACCGGAATATGAAGATTTTCCATTAAAGGCATATGACAAAATCAGATATGCAGATACGGATCGTCAGGGACATGTAAATAACGCACTGTTTTCAACCTTTCTGGAAACGGGAAGAACGGAGCTTCTCTATGCAAAGGAGCCGCTGCATGCTGAAAATGCGTCGTTTGTCATAGCGAGTCTGAAGCTGGACTTGCTTTCTGAAATACGATGGCCTGGGACAGTGGAAATTGGCAGTGCCATTACAAGAGTCGGAAACAGTTCCTTTTCTTTATTTCAAGGAATCTATCAAAATGGCAAGCTTGCTGCAGTGGCAGAAACCGTCATCGTGCAAATGGATGAGGACACTAGGAAATCGGCGCCGCTTTCCTCTGAAACAAAAGAGCGATTAAAACAATATTTACTTGAAATTCAATAAAGGAATCAATGATCGAAACGTGAGGACGGTGTCAGTGTTCTAGACAGCGGAACAGGGGGTTCCTGTAAATCAAAAAAGAAAATTAGTAAGGGGATCAGAAAATGAATGTTCTCATCGTATTCGCCCATCCGGACGGACAATCATTGAATGGGGCACTGAAAGACAGAACGGTTGGAATCCTGGAACAGAATGGCCATAAGGTAGAAGTATCGGACCTTTATAAAAAGAAATTTAAAGCAATTGCAGATCAAGATGATTTCCTTGTCCTTAAAAATCCAAACCGTTTCAATTATATTTCTGAACAATATCATGCACTGAAAAATAATACCTTTGCAGCTGACATTGTCGAAGAGCAAAGGTTAGTAAGCTGGGCGGACTTAATCATTTTTCAATATCCGATGTGGTGGACAGATGCCCCTGCCATATTGAAGGGATGGTTTGATCGAGTGTTCTCGTACAGCTTTGCCTACGGTCCAGGACGTTATGAAGAAGGGAACTTAAAGGGGAAAGCGGCCATTGTATCTGTGACCCATGGCGCAGAGGATCTATCGGAGTATGGAGAAAATGGAATAAAAGGCAAAGTCGAAGAGCGCTTGTTCAATATTCAGCACGAGAAGCTTTACTATTGTGGGATGACCGTCTTAGAACCGTTCCTATTCCCGGCAGGTGCAGATGAGGAGACGAGAC
This portion of the Mesobacillus sp. S13 genome encodes:
- a CDS encoding NAD(P)-dependent alcohol dehydrogenase, with protein sequence MRAAIYSNYGSPEVLGIKDIEKPSIKEQDRVLIRVHSASVNTMDYLYRKGYLPTRLDNGLTKPKNSILGIDVAGTIEVVGENVRKFKVGDPVFGSCFGSHSEYVSPRENFLCHMPKNITFEEAAAIPCAAQTALQALRDVAQVKQGQRILIYGASGGVGHFAVQLANYYGAEVTAVCSTSNLDWVKDLGAHYVLIILRKISLIIQINTMLFWMLLVSEPFSVAYVL
- a CDS encoding zinc-binding dehydrogenase, encoding MLDAVGKRTFFSCLRSLTEKGVYITEHLFFPKYHPFQVMIGSFLGKKKAKIHFTKPNDGDLAFLCSLVEQEKLKPVIEKCYPLEQIVEAHQHMESGRTKGKIVLRIT
- a CDS encoding PadR family transcriptional regulator; translated protein: MKHKLLPLSETMHYILLALREPLHGYAVMQKIEKISNGTVALAAGTLYGAIENLNKHGWIESVGESGRRKVYMITAEGNAILKMEQDRLLHILSLYEGSEGNEEV
- a CDS encoding NAD(P)H-dependent oxidoreductase codes for the protein MNVLIVFAHPDGQSLNGALKDRTVGILEQNGHKVEVSDLYKKKFKAIADQDDFLVLKNPNRFNYISEQYHALKNNTFAADIVEEQRLVSWADLIIFQYPMWWTDAPAILKGWFDRVFSYSFAYGPGRYEEGNLKGKAAIVSVTHGAEDLSEYGENGIKGKVEERLFNIQHEKLYYCGMTVLEPFLFPAGADEETRLQHIQAWEERLAGLKDEILVDI
- a CDS encoding DUF2812 domain-containing protein, with translation MKKFKMFVDIEKEEQWLNEQLQKGYRCINISGLGIYTFEKTDKRYVMRLDYQEYLSKEKLNEYKGIYEDFGWNHLKGTWLGGIQYWQKEDDGQTEIFSDRQSRNNYYKRLMGYSSSLAIVFLLFSYTIYKDSGLYLTEGLWSMKGSLFWKAFLFETPFALLRSFPALMVAFYTISYYKAYRKYSMLKEK
- a CDS encoding acyl-CoA thioesterase, whose translation is MQMKPEYEDFPLKAYDKIRYADTDRQGHVNNALFSTFLETGRTELLYAKEPLHAENASFVIASLKLDLLSEIRWPGTVEIGSAITRVGNSSFSLFQGIYQNGKLAAVAETVIVQMDEDTRKSAPLSSETKERLKQYLLEIQ
- a CDS encoding ribonuclease E inhibitor RraB, coding for MSETIEELRQRESLDLETINALKKEGSNFEKEHYLEHYFFLKTESSIEEIARRLNDKGYDLYEPNLVEEDQQELFMFKVAKKCFIEPDKIFETTKYLTELAIQFGGSASCYDGWETQVIK
- a CDS encoding short-chain dehydrogenase, whose translation is MPVHEFGIIDNIEDVKSQFDYEPLKYKCTSVDDEIIDTLNDQLSIVKTYFHSLDRPEYGLAYWGITIIPLESLSLFYDVVTSSPSYKKSDELVELVAKIIQAKEEKKYMIHFGV